ACCATAATAATAGATGCCACCCATTCAAAAGCTCGATACAATCAAAAGTCCGCGACTGAATTTCTACAAGAAAAATCAAAAAATGTGAGAAGAGCTATTTACCAGATAGACGAATCGTTAAAATCAAAGTTACCACAGAAGACGACATCTAATGATGTCGAAGAGGAATTAGCTTATTGCCGTAAAGTGATTGATACGGTAGATGAAATCCCGCAAGTTGCTTCTATACCAGCAGTTAGGGAGAAGTTAAATATACTGAAAGAAGTTGTGGAAGATTACACAGAACAAATAAGTTATTCCAATGATCCAGATGCTCGCAAGGGACATAAAACTGCTGACTCCTCTTTTTTCGGATTTAAAACTCATATCGCAATAAGTGAAGAACGTATTATTACAGCTGCAGTTATTACAACAGGTGAAAAAAGTGATGGGAAATACCTTCCTGAATTAATTGAGAAAACCGTAAAAGCTGGGATGGAAGTTGATACAGCCATTGGAGATACCGCTTACTCAGAAAAAAATAATATCTCCTACACAAAAGAGAATAATATAGCACTCATCTCTAAATTAAATCCTGTTATTCAAGGGACTCGTACAAAAGAGGATGAATTTGAGTTTAATAAGGATGCAGGCATGTATGTATGTAGGGCGGGACACCTGGCATTTAAGTTAAGACGACAAGGCAAGAAAAATGTGGCGAAAAACCGACGTGAAACCTATTACTTTGATATCGAAAAGTGTAAGGTCTGTCCTTTCAAAGAAGGTTGTTATACAGAAGGTGCAAAAAGTAGAACATACTCTATTACTATAAAATCAACAGAACATAAAGAGCAGGAGGAATTTCAAAATACCGAAGGTTTTAAAGAAAAGGCGAAATCCAGATATAAGATTGAAGCGAAAAACAGTGAACTAAAGCATAGACACGGGTATGATACAGCCTCCTCCGCGGGTCTATTAGGTATGGAGGTACAAGGTGCCACAGCGATATTCGCTGTCAACCTAAAGAGAATACTAAAACTAATAAATGAAAAATAGTAAAGTACAACGTTTATAGGGCAACTTTTTATCCTTTTCGGAGAAAAAGTTGCCCCTTTTTTTGTGAATCTCATTTCTGAATGTTTTTCATTCAAAAATAATTATAGTTTTTCAGTGGCCTCGGCGCAAGCCGAGGAGGCTCACGGACCGCCCGCAGGCAAGCGAAGCGCCTGGAACGGAAATCAACTGTTCTCTAAAAAAACCCACCCTTGGCAAAAAGGGGGAGCTTTTGTTGGATTGGTTTATTTTGTCAGCTTGGTTTTCGCTTGAAATGGTAAGTCCAGTCTTACCAAGTCTTCGAATGTTTCGCGGCGGATGACTAGTTGAGCTTCGCCGTCTTCTACAAAAACAACTGCAGGCTTTGTAATTCGGTTATAGTTGTTTGCCATTGCATAGCCATATGCTCCGGTACAGAATACCGCAAGATAGTCTTCATGATTGGCTTTAGGTAATGGAAGGTCCCAAATTAACATGTCTCCTGATTCACAGCATTTACCTGCTATCGACACCTTGTCATCTGCCTCATCTTCCACTCTATTAGCCAGTACCGCTTCATATTTTGCTTGATATAAGGCTGGACGGATATTATCTGTCATACCACCATCGATTGCCAAATAATGCCTGATGTTTGGAATCTCTTTTTTAGATCCTACAGAATAGATGGTAGTTCCTGCATCTCCAACCAATGAACGACCAGGTTCAATCCAAATTTCCGGCATTTTCAAGCCATGATCTTTTACAAAGGATTGAACGTCTGTGATGATTTCCTCTACATACACCGAAGCGGGAAGAGGATTGTCTTCTTCCGTATAGCGAATGCCGAATCCACCGCCAAGGTTTACAACACGCGCTTCAAATCCTTCTTTATCGTTCCATAGCTTTAATGTATCAAAAAGTTTGCCGGCAGCAAGCTTAAATCCTGTTGTTTCAAAAATTTGAGAACCGATATGACAGTGAATACCCAGCAAGTCCAAATGAGTTGCATTAGATGCGATCTTCATCGCTTCGTGCGCCTGGCCGCTTTGCAGGTCAAAACCAAATTTGGAATCCTCTTGACCTGTCAAAATATAATCATGTGTATGTGCATTAATCCCAGGAGTAACACGTAGTAGTATTGGCATTGTATATCCATGCTTTTCACAGATGTCCTGAAGCAAAGTCAATTCCAAGAAGTTGTCTACAACAACACAACCAATTTGCTTTTCTACAGCCATTTCAAGCTCTTCTACACTCTTGTTGTT
This window of the Sutcliffiella horikoshii genome carries:
- a CDS encoding IS1182 family transposase, translated to MISNQESFNLSPFSAIYDIVVPKNNMLRQINELVDFSFILDELKTKYCLDNGRNAIPPIRMFKYLLLKSIYDLSDVDVVDRSQYDMSFKYFLEMAPEDRVIDSSSLTKFRKLRLKDVGLLDMLIEKTVEIALEKGIIKTNTIIIDATHSKARYNQKSATEFLQEKSKNVRRAIYQIDESLKSKLPQKTTSNDVEEELAYCRKVIDTVDEIPQVASIPAVREKLNILKEVVEDYTEQISYSNDPDARKGHKTADSSFFGFKTHIAISEERIITAAVITTGEKSDGKYLPELIEKTVKAGMEVDTAIGDTAYSEKNNISYTKENNIALISKLNPVIQGTRTKEDEFEFNKDAGMYVCRAGHLAFKLRRQGKKNVAKNRRETYYFDIEKCKVCPFKEGCYTEGAKSRTYSITIKSTEHKEQEEFQNTEGFKEKAKSRYKIEAKNSELKHRHGYDTASSAGLLGMEVQGATAIFAVNLKRILKLINEK
- the lysA gene encoding diaminopimelate decarboxylase, which encodes MYFHGTSKVNTKGHLEIGGVDTIELANDYGTPLYVYDVALIRQRARDFQTTFKNLGVKAQVAYASKAFSSVAMFQLIKEEGLSLDVVSGGELYTALVADFPVDRIHFHGNNKSVEELEMAVEKQIGCVVVDNFLELTLLQDICEKHGYTMPILLRVTPGINAHTHDYILTGQEDSKFGFDLQSGQAHEAMKIASNATHLDLLGIHCHIGSQIFETTGFKLAAGKLFDTLKLWNDKEGFEARVVNLGGGFGIRYTEEDNPLPASVYVEEIITDVQSFVKDHGLKMPEIWIEPGRSLVGDAGTTIYSVGSKKEIPNIRHYLAIDGGMTDNIRPALYQAKYEAVLANRVEDEADDKVSIAGKCCESGDMLIWDLPLPKANHEDYLAVFCTGAYGYAMANNYNRITKPAVVFVEDGEAQLVIRRETFEDLVRLDLPFQAKTKLTK